DNA from Malus sylvestris chromosome 11, drMalSylv7.2, whole genome shotgun sequence:
gttttttttttttttgtgggactCACCTGTATTAGAGAAGTTGTCAGCAATGTAATCAGTAAATGTAACGTGATCCGTATAATAAATATAGAGCAAGCTATCATACTCCATTTTGTCAGAAGTTCTTATGAGAGCTACAAATTTTTACACACAAATCTTTTGCAATTGCTGAAACTAAATACGTACAAAAATTTATGTACAAGGCTAGCTAGCAGCTTGTGATTTGGCTTCAACAATATTAAGCACAAATTACTTCATCTAATAGTCCATCAAAGATCAAATCCTCGAGTTCAAGTGCCACACACTCAGTTTCCCATTGAAGGTTCATCCAACGATCGCCCTTCGCCAAATCTCGAGCCACAACATCATCCAGTGATTGATCCATCTCCGGCCTCAAGCTCAGGTACGAGCTAACTCTTGTCCAGACATCGTCAAGAAGACGTTGCCCCTTCGGCATTGGACGAATGCTGCCACTGAAGGACAAGGCCCTTGGGAAGTAGGTGTATGACCTCTCATAGACCTCTAGGAGGGTCTCATTAACTAAATCAAATAGAAGCCGGTGATCACTATCGCCAGATGTAACTTGATCTTCGTAGGATTCGGGTTTATGCTGAAAGCAATCCTCCAATTCCATGAACATCGTGGGATCCAGAGGCTGGTCTAGTGAGTACCATGCTCCGAGCTGCTCGTGACCAATGAAGCCTGAGAGCTCAAGAACATATCTCACGTAACTGAATTCGGAATCAGGATCATCCACTTTGTCCAGTACAAAGCGCGAGGAGTGAGTGATTGAACTCTTATGTTCAATTTCAGTGCTTATAGAGGATTCCGGTAACGAATCTATGATGTGCCTGCCTTGTAGGTCAAGAGAAGAATTCGGCTCATTCGCATGGGAACTTCCGGGATTTAACTCTGAACCTGATACATATTGCAAAAACAATTGAATCAAATCATACGTAGCACGAAAAAAATGCATTAGAACTTGATCATTCAGAGATAAATTCAGTTGTTTAACATCGTAAAACATGCAATATTCGATTCAATGATTGAAACTTCAGCAAATATTTTAAGACTTGCACACATAAATGCGCAATTACAAGGGGTATTGTGATTTACCTTCTGAGATTGACAACCTTGCATTGCTGGTTATATAGTCTGGGGGATCAAGATTAGAACTTTCCATCGGCTGTGCTTGCTCGCTTTCACGACTCATCGCAATAACCATCTCTTGCTCCTGGTGAGCTGTGCTTTCTCCTACTAATGGCACGACTGCATGCTCATCACTGTCCTTTATGTCAGCAATATTTGCACTGTCGTCACTTTCTAAAATAGCATCGAGTTGTTCAGACTTATCGGTATTTTGTTCCGCAGCTTTTGTAACCGGCATCCCTAAACGAAAAGCATCTTTAACCAATGCCCCGTTTAAGATGGAAGAAAAAGAGTCAAGATCAGGCAGTGACAGATTCCTTCTGGTGGTTTTCTGAGCATTCCCAGTTGAAGGAACTTTTTCTTCACTTTTCAACTTTAAGCTCTTCGAGTGATGCAAGTTTCTCTGATCACTGCTGTAGCTGCTCTCATACAACTGAGTATATCTACTAAGCGACTCATCTAGCGAGGAGGTTCTTCTTACACGATGACGTCTTTGCCGCCCAAGATTATCATCTAAACCATGAACCTTGTTTCCCTCTTGTGTCGTAGTTAACTCCAGCGTTTCAAGCACTTCTTTGCCATCACGTCCAGAAGGGTCTTTCCAGAAAAGAGACTCAATGGAATTGCCATAATTTTCCTTCTTGCTCTCTTGGAGCGCATGCATTAGCTTCTGCGTTATATGTCTGAAACGATTTATGACCAATTGATTCCATCCTTGGTGACTAACTTCCTCAGGCAATCCCAAAGAAGAAAAGCTTGTTTCTTGTTGCATGGTACTGCCTACACTGTTACTACCCGCCATGTAATGCTTGGACTTCATAGAATCGTCTTCCTGAGTTTCGGATGTCATTGACTTCGGTGTCTGAGTAGTAGCAAGCAATTTTTCTCCTTTTGGGAAGGACCAAACTTCATTCTGCTTGTGTTTGAGTGTGCTAGGCCTCCTATTTCTTGCTCGAGAGGAATCAGTGAAGGGGAATGACCTTGATTTTGTTAATCTGACTTTGTTCTTGGAATTTTTCAGGCCTGGAAACTGGTTTGTACTAACTTCTGGATCT
Protein-coding regions in this window:
- the LOC126588231 gene encoding protein TRM32-like encodes the protein MGKQLERLDSSVGGNRPGCMWSLLNILDYHHWSNVKKILPHRKRAGGKRVRRNYGSRKATSENREIGKRPELVVAEAEPLLVKQQSTETSTAKKRSCKSRKKASSAKDKAREESPKRRILSCPVQSWLRRTSVVHDAEPSENCLDTTRNGSITSPRGLQDSSHLKMSKNTMKRELPLKDVSSDTVNDHVDILELFKVNKEFFLKILQDPEVSTNQFPGLKNSKNKVRLTKSRSFPFTDSSRARNRRPSTLKHKQNEVWSFPKGEKLLATTQTPKSMTSETQEDDSMKSKHYMAGSNSVGSTMQQETSFSSLGLPEEVSHQGWNQLVINRFRHITQKLMHALQESKKENYGNSIESLFWKDPSGRDGKEVLETLELTTTQEGNKVHGLDDNLGRQRRHRVRRTSSLDESLSRYTQLYESSYSSDQRNLHHSKSLKLKSEEKVPSTGNAQKTTRRNLSLPDLDSFSSILNGALVKDAFRLGMPVTKAAEQNTDKSEQLDAILESDDSANIADIKDSDEHAVVPLVGESTAHQEQEMVIAMSRESEQAQPMESSNLDPPDYITSNARLSISEGSELNPGSSHANEPNSSLDLQGRHIIDSLPESSISTEIEHKSSITHSSRFVLDKVDDPDSEFSYVRYVLELSGFIGHEQLGAWYSLDQPLDPTMFMELEDCFQHKPESYEDQVTSGDSDHRLLFDLVNETLLEVYERSYTYFPRALSFSGSIRPMPKGQRLLDDVWTRVSSYLSLRPEMDQSLDDVVARDLAKGDRWMNLQWETECVALELEDLIFDGLLDEVICA